A window of the Sphingomonas piscis genome harbors these coding sequences:
- the purN gene encoding phosphoribosylglycinamide formyltransferase, which translates to MADRAKVAVLLSGRGSNMAALLYAAKAADCPFRIALVSGDKPQAPGLLLAEAEGVPVLRLSAKELGREAFFGQLDDKLREAGADYIALAGFMRILPADFVGKWTNRILNIHPSLLPKYKGLDTHQKALDAGDRVAGCSVHIVTPELDDGPILAQTEVAVLPDDSAETLAARVLIAEHQLYPRALAGYVSRELDPSWIEQKVGELALELPETRSKTSHGSPAWRVGSESSGKFFAIMWDRHHGEDSIGVLVKCGGQDEMAHLTESEPDIYFRPAYYGPSDWIGIRLDRQNVDWDHVAEWLRRSWSIVAPPRLTKLMRAAETF; encoded by the coding sequence ATGGCTGATCGCGCCAAGGTCGCCGTTCTGCTCTCAGGGCGCGGGTCCAACATGGCTGCGCTGCTCTATGCTGCCAAAGCCGCCGACTGTCCCTTTCGGATCGCATTGGTCAGTGGCGACAAGCCCCAGGCGCCCGGGCTACTTCTGGCGGAGGCGGAGGGTGTTCCCGTGCTCCGACTGTCGGCCAAGGAGCTGGGCCGCGAAGCATTCTTTGGGCAGCTGGACGACAAGCTCAGGGAAGCAGGAGCTGACTATATAGCACTGGCTGGATTCATGCGGATTTTGCCCGCGGATTTCGTCGGCAAGTGGACCAACCGCATCCTCAACATCCACCCATCCCTGCTGCCCAAGTACAAGGGCCTAGATACTCACCAAAAGGCGCTCGACGCCGGTGACAGGGTCGCGGGCTGCTCCGTGCATATCGTGACGCCCGAGCTGGACGACGGCCCCATCCTCGCGCAGACGGAAGTGGCGGTTCTGCCGGACGACAGTGCCGAGACGCTGGCGGCACGCGTGCTGATTGCCGAGCACCAGCTCTACCCCCGCGCACTCGCCGGGTACGTATCACGGGAACTCGACCCATCATGGATCGAGCAGAAGGTCGGCGAGCTAGCCTTGGAACTTCCGGAGACGCGCTCAAAGACCAGCCACGGTTCTCCAGCCTGGCGCGTCGGCAGCGAGAGCAGCGGCAAGTTCTTTGCGATCATGTGGGATCGCCACCATGGCGAGGACAGCATCGGCGTGCTGGTAAAATGCGGTGGGCAGGACGAGATGGCCCATCTCACCGAGAGCGAGCCGGACATCTACTTTCGGCCGGCCTACTATGGTCCGTCCGACTGGATCGGCATTCGCCTCGACCGGCAGAATGTCGACTGGGACCATGTCGCCGAATGGCTTCGGCGCAGCTGGAGCATCGTCGCTCCGCCGCGCCTCACCAAATTGATGCGCGCGGCGGAGACGTTCTAG
- a CDS encoding HdaA/DnaA family protein — translation MWPVKATILTGPRRSGRTLLARSFVERVGGRLFDNADQREEEELFHAWNQAQDSGRPLVMIADVVPPEWTPALPDLRTRVAVTPVVRIGLPDDTLFSALIQLLFADRGLHIPAEALKFMSERLYRDYWSVERAVEAVDRYAIAERARISLPTIKRALVEAGMIDG, via the coding sequence ATGTGGCCGGTCAAAGCCACTATCCTGACAGGCCCACGCCGGTCGGGGAGGACGTTGCTGGCGCGAAGCTTCGTCGAGCGGGTCGGAGGCCGGCTCTTCGACAATGCCGACCAGCGCGAAGAGGAGGAGCTGTTTCACGCCTGGAACCAGGCGCAGGACAGCGGCCGTCCGTTGGTCATGATCGCCGATGTCGTGCCACCGGAATGGACGCCGGCTCTACCTGACTTGCGAACGCGGGTTGCCGTCACTCCAGTGGTCCGGATCGGACTGCCCGACGACACCTTGTTTTCCGCTCTCATCCAATTGCTGTTCGCCGACCGCGGGCTGCACATCCCGGCCGAAGCACTCAAGTTCATGAGCGAGCGGCTGTACCGTGACTATTGGAGCGTTGAGCGGGCGGTCGAGGCGGTCGATCGCTACGCTATCGCAGAACGCGCGCGCATCAGCCTGCCAACCATCAAGCGCGCCCTCGTCGAAGCAGGGATGATCGACGGCTAG
- a CDS encoding DNA polymerase III subunit chi: MQVDFYQLEGMPLEQVIATLAEKVLASGGRLLVVAGDEALLGKLNRLLWDAGPTSFLAHGLAGGADDARQPILLSTSEDAPNLARNILIADGEWRDAALTFDRAFHLFDGTTVEQARLAWKLLAGREGVERRYWRQEGGRWTQAA, encoded by the coding sequence CTCGAACAGGTAATTGCGACCTTGGCCGAAAAGGTGCTGGCCAGCGGTGGTCGGCTGCTCGTGGTGGCCGGCGACGAGGCACTGCTCGGCAAGCTGAACCGGCTGCTGTGGGATGCGGGGCCGACGAGCTTTCTCGCCCACGGCTTGGCGGGAGGTGCCGATGATGCGCGCCAGCCGATCCTTCTCAGCACCTCGGAAGATGCGCCCAACTTGGCGCGTAACATCCTGATTGCAGACGGTGAGTGGCGCGATGCGGCATTGACCTTCGATCGTGCTTTCCACTTGTTCGACGGCACCACGGTCGAGCAGGCGCGCCTCGCCTGGAAGCTGCTGGCGGGCAGGGAAGGGGTGGAACGCCGCTACTGGCGGCAGGAAGGCGGGCGTTGGACGCAGGCGGCCTGA
- a CDS encoding heavy-metal-associated domain-containing protein — translation MSRRLLALFALILLGAVGISAGLQAQLESADRGIAPIDSSGTLEITGIHVDVGGKDAQDARFSGWRVAQREGFKALWAKTHKLPVSQAPTLSDTVLDGMVSSIIVEREQIGPNRYIADLGILFDRAKAGGLLGIGGEMRRSQPMLLIPILVSGGTATSVELKNSWQRAWAQFRTSQSTIDYVRVSGLGVDPVLVNAAQTDRPGRGWWRNIVDLYGAADILVAEVQLNRAYPGGPARGRFIARHGPDSEIVGGFELMAADGNVQAMMDEGVRRMDELFQRALLAGRLQRDSSLDLPPPPELPQLEEEEPEEAKPQEAVAPAAYQIQIVSPDVNTYNFAVANIRTLGGVDSSQVVGVNIGGVSYIHVIFRGSLSQLAAALSGRGYSVENLGSAVRISGNAGPPPPRPTPPPAATPGATPTTPPASTPQQQPNPATTGPTSQ, via the coding sequence ATGTCTCGCCGCCTGCTCGCACTCTTCGCGCTGATCCTCCTGGGCGCCGTCGGAATTTCCGCCGGGCTTCAGGCGCAGCTCGAATCCGCCGATCGCGGCATCGCGCCGATCGACAGTTCGGGCACGCTGGAGATCACCGGTATCCACGTCGACGTCGGCGGAAAGGATGCGCAGGACGCGCGCTTCTCCGGCTGGCGCGTGGCGCAGCGCGAAGGGTTCAAGGCGCTTTGGGCCAAGACGCATAAGCTTCCGGTCAGCCAGGCACCGACGCTTTCGGATACGGTCCTGGACGGCATGGTCAGCTCGATCATCGTCGAACGCGAACAGATCGGCCCCAACCGCTACATCGCCGACCTCGGTATCTTGTTCGATCGTGCCAAGGCAGGCGGCCTCCTCGGCATCGGTGGTGAAATGCGGCGTTCGCAGCCGATGCTGCTGATCCCCATCCTGGTAAGCGGTGGTACTGCGACGTCCGTTGAGCTGAAGAACAGCTGGCAGCGCGCCTGGGCCCAGTTCCGAACCTCGCAAAGCACAATCGACTATGTGCGGGTGAGCGGGCTTGGAGTGGATCCGGTGCTGGTGAACGCGGCCCAGACGGACCGTCCCGGCCGTGGATGGTGGCGCAACATCGTCGACCTGTACGGGGCTGCGGACATCCTGGTCGCCGAGGTCCAGTTGAACCGTGCCTACCCCGGCGGTCCTGCGCGCGGGCGCTTCATCGCGCGCCACGGGCCGGACAGTGAGATCGTCGGCGGTTTCGAACTGATGGCTGCGGATGGAAATGTTCAGGCGATGATGGACGAAGGCGTGCGCCGGATGGACGAATTGTTCCAGCGCGCACTTCTTGCCGGCCGCCTGCAGCGCGACTCCTCGCTCGATCTGCCGCCGCCGCCCGAATTGCCGCAACTCGAGGAAGAAGAGCCCGAGGAGGCGAAGCCGCAAGAAGCGGTGGCGCCGGCCGCCTATCAGATCCAGATCGTGTCGCCCGATGTGAACACCTACAACTTTGCGGTCGCCAACATACGCACGCTTGGCGGGGTCGACAGCAGCCAGGTGGTCGGGGTCAACATCGGCGGTGTCAGCTACATCCACGTCATCTTCCGCGGATCGCTGTCACAGCTTGCGGCAGCGCTGTCAGGCCGAGGGTATAGCGTCGAAAATCTCGGCAGCGCCGTGCGGATCAGCGGCAATGCCGGGCCGCCGCCGCCGCGGCCGACGCCCCCGCCTGCCGCAACGCCGGGAGCCACGCCAACAACGCCGCCGGCCAGCACGCCTCAACAGCAACCCAATCCGGCTACGACGGGACCGACCTCTCAGTGA
- the purM gene encoding phosphoribosylformylglycinamidine cyclo-ligase, with translation MSQKPLTYADAGVSIDAGNALVKAIAPIARSTSRPGAEVELGGFGGLFDLRAAGYSDPLLVAANDGVGTKLKLAIDLGQHDGVGIDLVAMCANDLIVQGAEPLFFLDYYATGKLDQQVAAAVVASIAEGCRQAGCALIGGETAEMPGMYSGGDYDLAGFCVGAVDRDKVLTGSAVAVGDVILGLASNGVHSNGFSLVRRIIADCGWSVEGDLGRALLTPTRIYVRSLLPLVKAGQVHGLAHITGGGLLENVPRVLKDGCHAAIDTGSWTLPSLFAQLQEGGSIAAGEMARTFNCGIGMVAIVPSQNADMVTAALQAAGEQVFRIGRVEAGERGCTVSGAAGSWGSGEAWSATHLHG, from the coding sequence ATGAGCCAAAAGCCACTCACTTATGCCGATGCCGGCGTCTCCATCGATGCCGGCAATGCCTTGGTGAAGGCCATTGCGCCGATCGCCCGCTCAACCTCCCGCCCCGGCGCCGAGGTCGAACTAGGCGGCTTTGGCGGTTTGTTCGATCTTCGAGCGGCCGGCTATTCCGATCCGCTGCTGGTCGCCGCGAACGACGGCGTTGGGACAAAACTGAAGCTCGCCATCGACCTAGGCCAGCACGATGGTGTCGGGATCGACCTCGTCGCCATGTGCGCCAACGACCTTATCGTCCAGGGTGCAGAGCCGCTCTTCTTCCTCGATTATTACGCGACCGGAAAGCTGGACCAGCAGGTTGCGGCCGCGGTTGTCGCTTCCATCGCAGAAGGATGCCGGCAGGCTGGCTGCGCGCTGATCGGCGGTGAAACGGCGGAAATGCCGGGCATGTACAGCGGCGGCGACTATGACCTTGCCGGTTTCTGCGTGGGGGCGGTTGACCGGGACAAGGTTCTTACGGGAAGTGCGGTGGCCGTTGGTGACGTCATCCTCGGCCTGGCAAGCAATGGTGTGCACAGCAACGGCTTTTCGCTCGTGCGCCGGATCATTGCGGACTGCGGTTGGAGCGTCGAAGGCGACCTCGGCCGGGCGTTGCTGACCCCGACGCGCATCTATGTGCGGTCTTTGCTTCCGCTGGTGAAGGCGGGACAGGTTCACGGCCTGGCGCACATCACCGGCGGCGGCCTGCTCGAGAACGTGCCACGGGTGCTGAAGGACGGCTGCCATGCTGCAATCGACACAGGAAGCTGGACGCTCCCATCGCTCTTCGCGCAGCTCCAGGAGGGCGGATCCATCGCAGCGGGTGAAATGGCGCGAACCTTTAACTGCGGGATCGGCATGGTCGCGATCGTGCCGTCACAGAATGCCGACATGGTCACCGCCGCTCTCCAAGCTGCAGGGGAGCAGGTCTTCCGTATCGGCCGGGTAGAAGCCGGTGAGCGTGGCTGCACGGTCAGCGGCGCGGCCGGCAGCTGGGGCAGCGGTGAGGCCTGGAGCGCGACCCACCTTCATGGCTGA
- the ndk gene encoding nucleoside-diphosphate kinase: MATERTFSIIKPDATRRNLTGAVTKMLEDGGLRVVASKRIHMTREQAEGFYGVHRERPFFNDLCTFMTSGPVVVQVLEGENAVARNREIMGATNPENADEGTIRKVHAESIEANSVHGSDSLENAKIEIDYFFKPEEIVG, translated from the coding sequence ATGGCGACCGAACGCACCTTTTCGATCATCAAGCCCGATGCCACCCGCCGCAACCTCACCGGTGCCGTCACGAAAATGCTGGAAGACGGCGGTCTTCGTGTTGTCGCGTCCAAGCGTATTCACATGACGCGCGAGCAGGCTGAAGGCTTCTACGGCGTTCATCGCGAGCGTCCGTTCTTCAACGACCTGTGCACCTTCATGACCAGCGGCCCGGTGGTCGTTCAGGTCCTGGAAGGCGAGAATGCCGTCGCCCGCAACCGCGAGATCATGGGCGCCACCAACCCCGAAAATGCCGACGAAGGCACCATCCGCAAGGTTCACGCGGAATCTATCGAGGCCAATTCGGTCCACGGCTCCGACAGCCTCGAAAATGCCAAGATCGAGATCGACTATTTCTTCAAGCCGGAAGAAATCGTCGGCTAA